A single window of Eucalyptus grandis isolate ANBG69807.140 chromosome 1, ASM1654582v1, whole genome shotgun sequence DNA harbors:
- the LOC104432469 gene encoding disease resistance protein RUN1-like, whose translation MDRGQSQGKSHRAKEESTEEASTSSFISLKATGAGSGQYDVFLSFRGLDTRKAFTDHLYHSLSKAGTIPICVFKDDNSIPVGEEFGTKILDAIARSKISIPIISENYASSKWCLRELIHIMDRKKSMSHIVLPIFYKVTPSDVRHLKGNFGNAFHLNRAHFEEKDIQEGQRALKEVSNLNGWESEKFVDGHEGKLIECVVETVINKLQKDFQLDVPEQLVGLDGRMKKIMNWIDNPSINARMIGIYGMGGIGKTTLAKCIYNQLSNKFEHVSFLLDIRETTRRHGITCLQSQLISDILNEKREVSRIDEGINIIKSRFGQEKVLILLDDIDDKTQLDALARKCNWFMAGSLIIVTTRNKAILDQSEFEVDYKYELNELDKVQALLLFNRHAFRMDHSPGDFDGISRDIISTMGGLPLALQVVGSYLYRKTNRKVWQDVWKQLKDQPHRDVQKILQISYDALEDGHKQIFLDIACSLIGQRSEFAMYMWEDCGFYPSLGIEELKLRCFIKIGDGGRFEMHDQLRDLGRSIFCQGQLLEQRSGPWDHDYKGVPRD comes from the exons ATGGACAGAGGGCAGAGTCAGGGAAAGAGCCATAGAGCCAAGGAAGAGAGCACTGAGGAAGCATCCACTTCTTCATTCATCTCTCTGAAAGCAACAGGTGCAGGTAGCGGTCAATATGACGTGTTTTTGAGCTTTAGAGGCTTGGATACCCGCAAGGCATTCACTGATCACCTCTACCACAGTTTGAGCAAGGCCGGGACTATACCGATTTGCGTGTTCAAGGATGATAACAGCATACCGGTTGGTGAGGAATTTGGTACAAAGATTCTTGATGCCATCGCACGATCTAAGATTTCGATCCCCATCATATCCGAAAATTATGCTTCGAGTAAATGGTGCCTTCGTGAGCTCATTCATATCATGGATCGGAAGAAGAGCATGTCACATATAGTTTTGCCCATTTTTTACAAAGTTACCCCGTCGGATGTGCGACATCTAAaaggaaattttggaaatgccTTCCATTTGAATCGGGCACATTTTGAGGAGAAGGATATCCAGGAAGGGCAACGAGCACTTAAGGAAGTTAGTAACTTAAATGGATGGGAATCTGAGAAATTTGTTGACGG GCATGAGGGAAAATTAATAGAATGCGTGGTTGAAACTGTTATAAACAAGTTACAGAAAGATTTTCAGCTGGATGTGCCTGAGCAACTAGTTGGACTTGATGGTCgtatgaagaaaattatgaattggATCGACAATCCTTCCATCAATGCTCGAATGATTGGAATTTATGGCATGGGCGGGATaggcaagacaactcttgccaagtgCATCTACAATCAACTCTCGAATAAATTTGAGCATGTCAGCTTCCTTTTAGATATTCGAGAAACTACCAGGCGCCACGGTATTACGTGTCTACAGAGTCAACTTATATCGGATATACTTAATGAAAAAAGGGAAGTTTCTAGAATTGATGAaggaattaatataatcaaatctaGATTCGGACAAGAAAAGgttctcattcttttggatgatATAGATGATAAGACTCAACTAGACGCATTGGCTAGGAAATGTAATTGGTTTATGGCAGGAAGTTTGATCATTGTTACCACTAGAAACAAAGCTATTCTTGATCAATCTGAATTTGAGGTAGACTACAAGTatgaattgaatgaattggatAAGGTGCAAGCTTTGCTTTTGTTTAATAGACATGCATTTCGTATGGACCATTCTCCGGGGGACTTTGATGGCATATCTCGTGATATCATATCCACCATGGGTGGGCTTCCCTTGGCACTTCAGGTTGTAGGTTCATACTTGTATAGAAAAACAAATCGAAAAGTATGGCAAGATGTGTGGAAGCAATTAAAAGACCAACCGCATAGAGATGTTCAAAAGATATTGCagataagttatgatgcattagaAGATGGACATAagcaaatttttcttgatattgcttgTTCCCTTATTGGTCAAAGGAGCGAATTTGCCATGTACATGTGGGAGGACTGTGGGTTTTATCCAAGTCTAGGAATTGAAGAGTTGAAGTTGAGGTGCTTTATTAAAATTGGAGATGGTGGTCGGTTTGAGATGCATGACcaattgagagatcttggaaggagcATTTTTTGCCAAGGACAACTGCTTGAGCAACGTAGTGGACCATGGGACCACGACTACAAGGGAGTCCCAAGA GATTGA
- the LOC104432424 gene encoding disease resistance protein RPV1-like, which yields MSGNSNGELLSELSGNSYDELLSELSGNSYDELLSEARWLQWKVKGSDLSFSTTNLHLPKLSVLDFSYSHITKDWRGWKSLMASKRLKVLNLGWCLKLRRTPNLSAFTQLKILILLNCGGLEHLHPSIGELTSLVSLDLSGCGSLKELPEEVGNLKDLEELLLDRSGIRDIPLSIASLRKLEKLSTCICVSLREIPSSIGDLQNLQHLNLSYSGIKKLPSAIGRLKNLRTLSLESCFLSLNGAIPSEIGDLPSLEYLNLTWTPISDLPESIRNLSSLQHLDLRGCYNLWSLPELPSGLKYLSKPSIARTPSSEKRRRKWRRLDQSWDRRTCISAFVWIAKLKLGRVWQS from the exons ATGAGCGGAAACTCCAATGGCGAACTCCTTTCTGAATTGAGCGGAAACTCCTACGACGAACTCCTTTCTGAATTGAGCGGAAACTCCTACGACGAACTCCTTTCTGAAGCAAGATGGCTCCAATGGAAGGTCAAGGGAAGCGATTTGTCTTTTTCAACGACCAATTTGCATCTACCGAAATTATCAGTGCTGGATTTCTCATACAGCCACATCACAAAGGATTGGCGAGGATGGAAGTCATTAATG GCGTCAAAACGGCTAAAAGTTCTCAACCTTGGATGGTGTCTTAAATTAAGACGTACTCCTAATCTCTCGGCTTTCACACAATTGAAGATTCTCATCTTGCTCAATTGTGGCGGACTGGAGCATCTCCACCCTTCTATTGGCGAACTCACAAGCCTTGTTTCCTTGGATTTGAGTGGCTGTGGAAGTCTCAAGGAGCTACCAGAGGAGGTGGGCAACTTAAAAGATTTGGAAGAACTTTTATTAGATAGATCTGGTATTAGAGATATTCCTCTGTCTATTGCTTCTCTGAGGAAGCTAGAGAAACTAAGTACCTGCATTTGTGTGTCACTGAgagaaatccctagctcaattggggaTTTACAGAATTTGCAACATCTAAACTTGAGTTATTCTGGGATCAAAAAGCTTCCCAGTGCTATTGGAAGGTTGAAAAATCTGCGGACTCTAAGTCTCGAATCATGCTTCCTCAGTTTGAATGGGGCAATTCCAAGTGAAATTGGTGACTTGCCTTCGCTCGAGTATCTCAATCTCACTTGGACACCAATATCTGACCTGCCAGAAAGCATTcgaaatctttcttctcttcaacACCTTGACCTAAGGGGCTGTTACAACCTCTGGTCACTGCCAGAGCTTCCTTCGGGCTTAAAATATTTGTCGAAGCCCTCGATTGCAAGAACTCCATCTTCAG agaagagaagaagaaagtggaGAAGATTAGATCAAAGCTGGGACAGGAGAACGTGCATCTCAGCGTTCGTCTGGATCGCCAAGTTGAAATTGGGGAGAGTGTGGCAATCTTAG